A stretch of the Rhodospirillales bacterium genome encodes the following:
- a CDS encoding J domain-containing protein, whose protein sequence is MKDPYVVLGVRRSASAEEIKASYRRLARELHPDSHPGDARSEEKFKHVSAAYALLSNAEMRERYDRGEIDASGAPKGRKPPPGAGSPGRRNPFDRFFRDRNAHAGIKVNGANVDYTLKVDFLEAARGAVKNVGMTNGKRLKVTIPPGTRPGQILRLRGQGMPGLGGGEAGDALVEIAVDPHPVFRVEGDDVHADLPVTLAEAVLGGRIQAETIDGPVMVTVPEGSNTGTTLRLRGKGLAKGADRRGNHFAVLKVVLPAQPDPELVEFVRSWNARHPYRVRDETAKADSDDSK, encoded by the coding sequence ATGAAAGACCCTTATGTGGTGCTCGGCGTTCGCCGCAGCGCGAGCGCCGAGGAGATCAAGGCGTCCTACCGCCGCCTCGCGCGCGAGTTGCATCCCGATAGCCATCCCGGCGACGCTCGTTCGGAGGAAAAATTCAAGCACGTCAGTGCAGCCTACGCGCTGCTGTCCAACGCCGAGATGCGCGAACGCTACGACCGCGGCGAGATCGACGCCTCGGGCGCGCCCAAGGGGCGCAAGCCCCCGCCCGGCGCGGGCAGTCCCGGGCGGCGCAATCCGTTTGATCGCTTCTTCCGCGACCGCAACGCGCACGCGGGCATCAAGGTCAACGGCGCCAATGTCGATTACACCTTGAAGGTCGATTTTCTCGAAGCTGCCCGTGGCGCGGTCAAAAATGTCGGCATGACCAACGGCAAACGCCTGAAGGTCACCATTCCGCCCGGCACCCGTCCGGGCCAAATCCTGCGCCTGCGCGGCCAGGGTATGCCCGGCCTCGGCGGCGGCGAAGCGGGCGACGCCTTGGTCGAAATCGCGGTCGATCCGCATCCTGTTTTCCGCGTCGAGGGCGACGACGTCCATGCCGATCTTCCCGTGACGCTGGCCGAAGCGGTTCTCGGCGGCCGGATCCAAGCTGAAACCATCGACGGCCCGGTCATGGTGACCGTTCCCGAAGGGTCCAACACCGGTACCACGTTGCGCCTGCGCGGCAAGGGTCTCGCCAAGGGCGCCGACCGGCGCGGCAACCATTTCGCCGTTCTCAAGGTCGTGCTGCCCGCCCAACCCGATCCCGAACTGGTCGAATTTGTCCGTTCCTGGAATGCCCGGCACCCCTACCGGGTGCGCGACGAAACGGCCAAGGCCGATTCCGACGATTCGAAGTGA
- the fabI gene encoding enoyl-ACP reductase FabI — MTTATSGLMRGKRGLIMGVANDRSIAWGIAKAVHAQGAELAFTFQGEALEKRVRPLAAGIGANLVLPCDVTDSASLDAVFRALTERWARLDFLVHAVAYSDKDQLKGRYIDTTPDNFARTMSISCFSFTDVCRRAEALMTEGGSLLTLSYFGAERVMPHYNVMGVAKAALEASVRYLAEDLGKKRIRVNALSAGPMKTLASSAIGDFRYILKWNEYNSPLRRNVTLDDIGGAGVYLLSDLSSGVTGEIHHVDCGYNVVGMKAVDAPDISVV, encoded by the coding sequence ATGACGACTGCGACCTCCGGCCTGATGCGCGGCAAGCGCGGCTTGATCATGGGCGTCGCCAACGACCGTTCCATCGCCTGGGGCATCGCCAAGGCGGTGCACGCCCAGGGCGCCGAACTGGCCTTCACCTTCCAGGGCGAAGCCCTGGAAAAGCGCGTGCGGCCCTTGGCCGCCGGCATCGGCGCGAACCTCGTGTTGCCGTGCGACGTCACCGACTCCGCCTCGCTCGACGCGGTCTTTCGGGCGTTGACCGAGCGCTGGGCGCGACTCGATTTCCTGGTCCATGCCGTCGCCTATTCCGACAAGGATCAGCTCAAGGGCCGTTACATCGACACCACGCCCGACAACTTCGCGCGCACGATGAGCATTTCCTGCTTCTCCTTCACCGATGTGTGCCGGCGCGCGGAGGCGCTGATGACGGAGGGCGGCAGCCTTTTGACCCTCAGCTATTTTGGCGCCGAGCGGGTCATGCCCCACTACAACGTCATGGGCGTCGCCAAGGCCGCGCTGGAGGCGAGCGTGCGCTACCTTGCCGAGGACCTCGGCAAGAAGCGTATCCGGGTCAACGCGCTGTCGGCCGGGCCGATGAAGACGTTGGCGTCCTCGGCCATCGGCGATTTCCGCTACATCCTCAAGTGGAACGAATACAATTCGCCGCTCCGGCGCAACGTCACCCTCGATGACATCGGCGGCGCCGGGGTTTATCTGCTGTCCGACCTCTCCAGCGGCGTCACCGGCGAGATCCATCACGTCGACTGCGGCTACAACGTCGTCGGCATGAAGGCGGTCGACGCGCCGGACATCTCGGTGGTGTGA
- the aroC gene encoding chorismate synthase, with protein sequence MSGNTFGHLFRVTTFGESHGPAIGGIVDGVPPGIALAESDIQPYLDRRRPGQSRFTTQRRERDKVHVFSGVFEGKTTGAPIGFAIFNEDARSKDYETIKDVFRPGHADYTYLMKYGIRDYRGSGRASARETAVRVAAGAIARKVLGDSVVIRGALIQMGGKRIERNRWNWREVTRNSFFCPDARAARAWEAYLDGIRKKGSSIGAIIEVVAEGVPAGLGEPVFDRLDADIAKAMMSIPAVKGVEIGAGFAAAALTGPENADHMRAGPKGRPRFLSNNAGGILGGISTGQDIVVRFAVKPTSSILIPQPTVTVQGKNTTVSTKGRHDPCVGIRAVPIGEAMLALVLADHFLRQRGQCGK encoded by the coding sequence ATGAGCGGCAATACCTTCGGTCATCTGTTCCGCGTCACCACCTTTGGCGAAAGCCACGGGCCGGCCATCGGCGGCATCGTCGATGGAGTCCCGCCCGGTATCGCGCTCGCCGAATCCGACATCCAGCCCTATCTCGACCGCCGCCGCCCCGGCCAGTCGCGCTTCACCACCCAACGGCGCGAACGCGACAAGGTTCATGTTTTCTCCGGGGTGTTCGAGGGCAAAACCACCGGCGCACCGATCGGGTTCGCTATCTTCAACGAAGATGCGCGCTCAAAGGATTACGAAACGATCAAGGACGTCTTCCGCCCCGGCCACGCCGATTACACCTATTTGATGAAATACGGCATTCGCGATTATCGCGGCAGCGGTCGGGCGAGCGCGCGCGAAACCGCGGTGCGCGTCGCCGCCGGCGCCATCGCGCGCAAGGTACTAGGCGATTCCGTGGTCATTCGCGGCGCGCTGATCCAGATGGGGGGCAAGCGGATCGAGCGTAACCGCTGGAACTGGCGCGAGGTTACGCGCAATTCGTTTTTCTGCCCTGACGCCCGGGCCGCGCGTGCCTGGGAAGCTTATCTGGACGGCATCCGCAAGAAAGGCTCCTCGATCGGCGCAATAATCGAGGTGGTGGCGGAAGGCGTTCCCGCCGGTCTTGGCGAGCCGGTATTCGACCGGCTGGACGCCGATATCGCCAAGGCGATGATGAGCATTCCCGCGGTCAAAGGGGTCGAGATCGGCGCGGGCTTCGCGGCGGCCGCCCTCACCGGCCCCGAGAACGCCGATCACATGCGCGCAGGCCCCAAGGGTCGGCCCAGATTTCTTTCCAACAACGCGGGCGGCATCCTGGGCGGCATATCCACCGGCCAGGACATCGTCGTGCGCTTTGCGGTCAAGCCGACCAGTTCGATCTTGATCCCGCAGCCGACCGTCACCGTCCAAGGCAAGAACACCACTGTTTCGACCAAAGGCCGCCACGACCCTTGCGTCGGCATCCGCGCAGTGCCCATCGGCGAAGCGATGCTGGCCCTGGTGCTTGCCGACCATTTTCTGCGCCAGCGCGGCCAGTGCGGAAAATAG
- a CDS encoding peroxidase-related enzyme (This protein belongs to a clade of uncharacterized proteins related to peroxidases such as the alkylhydroperoxidase AhpD.), which yields MPQPKHIVKLPPLPDPATLEDDIKKYFAKCQEKLGLIPYVLRAYTANPDKLRAFSRFYNTLMLDEERCKLSKLEREMIAVVVSCANHCYYCLVAHGQAVRELSGDPQLGEMMVMNYRVAELTPRQRAMLDFAWKLTATPHDVGDADREGLHKAGFSEQDIFDIADTAAFFNYTNRVAHALDMMPNPEYHAKNR from the coding sequence ATGCCCCAGCCCAAGCACATCGTCAAACTGCCGCCGCTGCCCGACCCGGCGACGCTGGAAGACGACATCAAGAAATACTTCGCCAAGTGCCAGGAAAAGCTCGGCCTGATTCCCTACGTGCTCCGCGCCTACACCGCGAACCCGGACAAGCTCCGCGCGTTCTCGCGTTTCTACAACACGCTCATGCTCGACGAGGAGCGCTGCAAGCTTTCGAAGCTTGAGCGCGAGATGATCGCGGTCGTCGTCTCCTGCGCCAACCATTGCTACTACTGCCTGGTCGCCCACGGCCAGGCGGTGCGCGAGCTGTCGGGCGATCCGCAACTGGGCGAGATGATGGTGATGAACTACCGCGTCGCCGAGTTGACGCCCCGCCAGCGTGCCATGCTCGATTTCGCCTGGAAACTGACGGCGACGCCCCACGACGTCGGCGACGCCGACCGCGAAGGCCTGCACAAGGCCGGATTTTCCGAGCAGGACATTTTCGACATCGCCGACACGGCGGCGTTCTTCAACTACACCAACCGGGTCGCGCACGCCCTCGACATGATGCCCAATCCGGAATATCACGCGAAAAATCGGTGA
- a CDS encoding rhodanese-like domain-containing protein, whose amino-acid sequence MSIALAPVSVKSEIPVPVAVETPSPVPEVDPLSVEQWRRAGNAVIIDVRERDEFEEERIPGALLFPKSEFNPAAFPSFGPLKLVLVCLAGKRSLAVGEALRAAGRAEAISLRGGMLGWMAAGLPVDTDGR is encoded by the coding sequence ATGTCCATCGCCCTCGCCCCCGTCTCCGTCAAATCGGAGATTCCGGTACCGGTTGCCGTCGAAACCCCGTCGCCGGTTCCCGAAGTCGACCCCTTGAGCGTCGAGCAATGGCGCCGGGCCGGCAACGCCGTCATCATCGACGTGCGCGAGCGGGACGAATTCGAGGAAGAGCGCATCCCGGGCGCTCTCCTGTTCCCCAAATCCGAATTCAACCCGGCGGCTTTTCCATCGTTCGGCCCGCTCAAGCTGGTTCTCGTCTGCCTCGCCGGCAAGCGCTCGCTCGCCGTCGGCGAGGCCTTGCGCGCCGCCGGCCGGGCCGAGGCGATCTCGCTCCGCGGCGGCATGCTCGGCTGGATGGCCGCGGGCCTGCCGGTGGACACCGACGGCCGATAG
- a CDS encoding rhodanese-like domain-containing protein produces MHAPQPVVAEADPHTVKRWLDAGEAILIDVREIPEYQRAHIAGAMLVPLSAFDPKRIPQDGIKVVLQCAVGARSASACAYLQTQGFENLYNLAGGLQAWSQAGLPIEFG; encoded by the coding sequence ATGCACGCCCCCCAACCCGTCGTCGCCGAGGCCGACCCGCATACCGTCAAGCGTTGGCTCGACGCGGGCGAAGCGATCCTGATCGACGTGCGCGAAATTCCCGAATACCAGCGTGCCCACATCGCGGGCGCGATGCTGGTGCCGCTTTCGGCGTTCGACCCGAAGCGCATACCGCAGGACGGCATAAAGGTCGTGCTGCAATGCGCGGTCGGCGCGCGCTCGGCCTCGGCTTGCGCCTACCTGCAAACCCAAGGGTTCGAGAACCTCTACAACCTCGCCGGCGGGCTCCAGGCTTGGTCGCAGGCGGGATTACCGATCGAGTTCGGCTGA